ATTCAACACCCACAAGCAGAACCATCTCACATTGCCAGTCCCACACCCCAAAATAGAATAGAACAAGTATGCTGGACAAACATGACCCTCCTATCAGACGAACATAACAGTGATCCCCACAAGATCCCAACTAAGCTGATAGTGACATTGACATCTGCCAAAACACCTACGAGCCCCTGATTGCGGCATCCCGATCCCCAATTTGCAGTCTTATTTTTATAACGGGATGGGGGAGAGATCTCCCCACTGCACCCATTCCTGACCCATCTGAGAGCGCCCTCGCAACTACAAGCCCAACATCCCAATCCCCAATCATGGAGAAATCCTACCAGCTAGAACGTGCGCGATCGAGCATGACAGTTCCGTTCAAACTGCAATTCCCCAATGGCGAGCTCGGCCACCGTCTGCCACCGGCAAGTAACCAATTCCACTCCAATGCGAAACTCATGCCGACCGCGCGCACATTAAAGGCATACGCGCAGCCGCGGTAGATTCGAAGGTTAGGATGCTACACTAGCGAGAGGTGGCGTACAGGCAGAGATTGGAATCTTCGATGCGCAACACAGAGCATCGGAGGCGACGGATCGCGATGGGTGCGTGGGGGAGACGAACGCGGGAAACGGTGCTGGTACTTACTGGGAATCGGCGTCGGAGGtgcccgagccgccgccggtaGTGGCGGCGAAGGCGCGGGTGGGTAAGGCTGCGACCGCGGCGGgatcgaggccggcggcggcgcccgcggaaAGGCGGGCGGCGTGGGCAGCGAAGGAGTAGTGGGCGACGGCGAACTGCGGGAGCGCCGTGGCGCGGCGGGAgcgggcccggcggcggcggagcagggcgcagGCGAGGCGGGTGCAGACGAAGACGATGAAGATGACGCTGAAGCAGAAGCCGGCGAGCGCAAGCGCCATGCTCGACGACACGGCGGAGCCCATCGCGGCGGCCTCAGCGCCCCTCCCTCCCCAGGGAAGCGCCTCGCTTCTACTAGTAGTCTATCAGTGGGTGCGGTGcgggggagaggagaggagcctTCCCCTGTTGTGGGGTGGTGGTGGGCGGCTCTGCGCCGATGCGATGCGCACCCGCCGCTCTGACCTCTTGATAATAGCCTTTGCCTTtgcgctccctccctcccgttTTCCAGTGGCCAGCCAGCCCTGCTAGGCTGCTGCTTGCCTTGCTTTGGCTTTGCGTCTGTGGATGGCGTGCGGCCTCTCGCGCGTGGCGTGTGGGTGGAAACCGTGCTGGATTTGCAGCTGTTGCCGCGGACGATTCGGAAACCGAAATGTTGGGTGCGGGATGCCCGTTCCGGCTGACcggctccaagcctccaacggACGGGATGCAGTGTCGTGTGGCTTTTCAGTGTGCGCTTCCATCGGTCAGATAAAGAACACTAGTGTGCGTTTGTCAACTCGGATACGCATGGAATGTCTCTGTAACGTGCACGTTGGAACATCAGGTAATGTATGTAGGGTTCCAAAAGAGAGTCAAGGATGACCACGGCATCTCAGTGAATGAATGGAGGGAAAGCACTTTGAAAAGCGAAATGCTCCGATAGGCGATAGGATTAGATTTGGCCACCACTAGACGAAAGcaatagaaagaaaaagaaaaaaaaccaaaaTAATAGAGATGCGGGGTTTCGATCCCCGTACATCTCGCATGCTAAGCGAGCGCTCTACCATCTGGGATACATCCCCATTTAGAAATTAAGCTTCCGCGAAATTTATAAGAAGCAAATCACAAGTTTTTCTCAATGTGGGCCATATTGGACCACATTGCTCATCGAGAAGACGCCCACAGAATCGCTGGGTGGCCTTGGTTGGGCCTCCCTTTTGTGTAAAAGAAGCACCGGCCCAACCTGAGCGCCTCTTTTTGTGTGCTGGGGCAATCGCTCCAAAGTCCAACCCCAAGTCCCCCAACCAGGCGAGACGACGAAGCTATGCTGGACCGACCACGGCAAAAGATGTCTCTTGCCGACAGAGCACATGGATTGAACATGGACTAATAGGCCCGAACCGTCAGCGCTGAACCCCCAGCCCACGGACTGGTGGTAGTCATCACTGATCACGCTGCATAGCAGAGCTGGTTACTAGCAACCAAACATTTGTGATTTGTGTTCATCCCTTCGAATCTAGTAGGCTCTCTTATCGTTTTAAGCATGGGGTCCTCGAAGAATCAAGATGTCTCTCTGTTCCCCCTGCAGACTGAGTACATTGTCTCTCCACAACCGACCTCAAGGCCCGCCACATCCCATCCATGATCCATCCTAAGAATGGAGGGACCCCTTCAGATTCAGAGTAACCAGCAatcgagagagggagagggggagggattCCGAGTAGAGCCATCCCATCCACAGAGACAAACATGCTGGCAGCTTGATCCTCCTGATCGCTCGGGAGGGAGAAGAAAGAGCAGGTCTGGGTTTGGCTTTGGCTTTGGCCCATCTGTTTGgtccgctcgctcgctcgctcgctcgctcgctcgctgctACTATGTCTCGCCCATTGCATTGATCGCATGCTTGGAGGCATCAGACAAATCCCATCACAATGCCGCCATCAGAGTAGGCCCGGCCCATCGCTCGGTTCGAAATGTCTTGGCCTCTTCTCTGCCACTCGTCTGTCTCATTTGCAAATGTATCACTAGCAAGTACAGTAGAGCCTGAAGCCATGTCTTGGATGCCATGCCCATACCATACGTGGTGATTCCGCCAAACACAAACGTCCGCCCTTATAATAGACCACTGCAGGCCTGATTATTTGATGCGATGAGACCCGGTAGCTGCTCCACATCACGAGATGAATCGAGCACCGAAACTGGTTTGAAACTGTTGACAGGAGaggggaggaaaaaaaaaggtggtGTCGACCCAGCTGCACGGCAGATCATGCTTTCCCAGCCGTAAAGCTAGTACTCCTATTGTGCTACTAAGCATACTGCGGGCATCAGGTCAAAGCCAGTAATTCAAGGAAATCAATGGCAGTTTGGCACCAGGCTTGAGCTACCTACAACCTATCTAATCAGATCTACTCGAGACAGCAATCAGGGCAGAATGTTCCGTCCGTGCACCCCCACCACGACGGTCGACGGGAGGGATGGAAACAAGCAAGATCCCGCTCCGGAGAACAGGGCCTGCATGTTCCCCGGAATTCCAAGCCGaaaaacatatacatatacatacatacatatatatatatatacatatacatacatatatacatatatatatatatatatatatatatatatatatatatatatatatatatatatatatatatatatataacgaaCGAAATCAACGCGCCTCACGGAATCCCGGCCCGGCCCATCACCATCCAATCGCCGCTGCCCACCTCCCTCGTGTCCCCTTCAAATTAAAATCCCCATCGCCACCTCCTCTGCTTCTGCTCTTCTccttcatctcctcctcccccggctCCCCTGCCAGCCAGCCGCAGTCCCCGCAGCACTCCACCACCTCGCCGCGGCGAGAGCAGTCGCAATGCCTCCTGCGGAcggagacgccgccgccgccgacctcgcgGCGGACGAGCTGCAGAGCATCAGCTTCGGCTCCTCCTCCGACCGCTCGCGCTCCCGCTCCGCCTCCACCGTCTCCACCGCCACGGCCTcctgctccacctcctcctcgggccccctccacctcctgctctcgctccctcctcgcgccgccaaCCCCTCCGCCCCCTCCGCGCAAGCAGCCCCGCGCCTCGGGGCCGTCTCCCTCTCCGACATCCGCTTCctgcggcggctcggcgcggggGACATCGGCAGCGTCTACCTCGCCGAGGTCAAGCCGAAGGAGAAGCCCACCGCCGACGCGGGCGCGGCCGTGCTGGTGGCCGCCAAGGTGATGGACCGGAAGGAGCTGGAGGGCCGCAACAAGGAGGGCCGCGCGCGCACGGAGCGCGAGATCCTCGAGGCCGTGGACCACCCCTTCCTGCCGCGGCTCTACGGCGTCGCCGAGGGGGACCGCTGGTCCTGCCTCCTCACCGAGTTCTGCCCCGGCGGCGACCTCCACGTGCTGCGCCAGCGCCAGCCGCACCGACGCTTCTCCGAGGCGGCGGTCAGGTATGATCCGAGTCCCCCATTACCGTGTTGATTTACGTCTGCGATCACAATGAATTCTTTCATGGCGTCTAGTAAGTATCTAGTGTGCCTCGCAATTATGACGGTTTTCATGTTCGACAAAGGGCATTTTGGGGGGTAAAATGTTATACACATGAATGAATTTGACTTTTTTTTATGACTTTTAGGCTTGATCCTTAGGTATTAGTTACGCTAGTGATTCTAGGCTTTTTTGGAGAAGAATCTGGCAGGTTTCCTGCAGTTTTGATTGATTGCCGCGGCGCTCTGTTTGTTTCCTTTGGTGTTTCCTTGTGCCTTTtatatttgtttttgtttccttTTGTGTGTGTTGTAGTGTAGTTTAAGGATCTAGTGGACGCAGTCGGGGCCCATGTGTCTTCAGTTGGGCGTGCATCCGCCTGCAACTTGGTTTCCTCTGAAGATGCGTTCGATGATCATGAAAAAACCTATACGGTCAATCAGATTATTGCTTCCCGGCCTCTTGTTGGACGCATcctttaccaaaaaaaaaaacgaaacaTAGAAACCGAGCacattaaaaaaagaaaagggaagcgATATTATGGGCGCGCGAGTGTGACGCCAAGTAGCACGGAGAAGATGTTGTTGATGGATGTTTTTGGTTGAAGACTAAATCGGGAAACACTTGTCCATGGTGATCCTGTCACGCGCACAGTTCCTTGCTTCTGGGCCATGCTTACCATGCTGTTACTGTCATCCATCGACGCCACACAGGTGGAGGTGCACGCGTTAACACACACAGCCCCCACACCACCAGTGTTTGTATTGTTTCCGTCCGCCGAGCGAGCCCTCAAGAGTCAAGCCTGTCAGCCTGTCCATGTATGGAAGTAAAAGCTGTGCTTGGCAGATGCGCTTGCTACGGAGTAGTAGGTCCCAGGCATTCGTGCGTATCTGCAAGTGATCCCGCCCGGGCCCCGGCTCATCTTGATCTCACACGGGGTCGCCTTTATGAGCTTCTTCCCCTCGGAGTTTCAATGGCTAGCTAGGCAAAAATACGTACGTACTGCGTATACTTGACTGTAGCGGTTGGAACTGTGGGCGGGGGCCGTGGCGTTACATTActacttgctgctgctgctgctacggtGCTAGTACACATGGAGGATTGGAGGATCGCCATTGGTGCTAGTCAAGGCCTCGGTGCTAGTGGTCAACTTACTTACGTACTGTCTGTCAGTCATTGTTGTAGGAAATTCCCTGCTGAAATTTGCCAGAATGGCATTGTGATTTTCCGATCGAATGGCCGTCTGTCAGATCAACtaggaaaaaataaaagaaaatccaATGCCACTCAATCTAGTCTAGTCGATCTATTGCATGCAGCTCATTAAGAGGCCGGTTCACGTCGCACGGCTCAGGAAAAATCCAAGTACTCCTTGGCCGTGAGACGCGGCTAGCTCTTCCCCACACGTACTACAACTAGTATACACTACCAACCCAACAAGTACTatacccaacccaacccaacccaacccaaccataGCGTTGTGAATTGCGAAGGTACACACGCTGTGGGAGTGTGGGTTCACCACCTGCTCCCGGCTGCCGgcgaacaacaacaacatggaGGATTGGAGGATCGCCATCATGGACAAATCATGGCACATGGTACGGCTGTCTTGAGACGACAGGCACGAGCGGTGCCCGTGTGCTGCGGCGCTGGATCCGTTCCAGCAACATGACACTATCTCTCCTCTCGGTACTGCCACTGCTCTTCCCTTCCCTCCTCGTGCATGCCTTCATTAGTCAAGGAGGCCTTTATTAACCCCCATGTGATGCGCGCAAGAATGACAGCTCTGAAACACACACCCCTACCTTCACCGGCTATGAATGGTCTTAGGTCGAGACCATCTGATCGAGCTAGGGCATTTCTTGTAAAGATTAATCTAATCCAACCCTAGTTAAAGGGAATTAACAACTGCCCGCACACATGCATGTGGTACTTAACTTCTTTTTAACGCTAGGACTAGTAAACCCAAGGAAGGGATTAACAATTGCCGTGGACACATGGGGCTGCATTCTCTGCAGCGTTAAACTAGGACAGTCCAGGCCCCCCAGCGCGCAACTCCCAACAGCCATGATGTGCTAATTCGAGCACTGTCTGATGCCTTTTTTGCGCCGTCGTCTGCTACGTGAGACCTCTGCTCCACCTCTCACTTCAGCAGAGCACTGGAGCACAACCACTCTGTTCGCTGCATGAAGTCAATAGTGTTTatctctcacaccaaaccagtACCAGCCaatagccaccagccagccagcagtacgtttctctcataataaatcaacaccagccaccaCCCACAGCCACAGCACAgcggcgtggtggcggcggcgtccaaCATGCCCGGCGCTTGATTCAGATACAGGTGCCTCACCTTGTCGTTAGGCGTTGCACAGGTGTGGCTTGACAGGCTTGTCACCTGTGGCCCTGCGCCCTCTGCCCGTGCGCTGTGGGCTGTGGCCTGGCCTCTTTTGGTTGTTACAGACATGTGAGTAAAGTAAGGGCATGCACACGCGCGCTTTTTCAGCATGCAGCTTCAGTTGCCAACGACACGAGCAACTTTGCAACTTCTATCTATCCGCATGCCTAACCAGTACTAGTAAGCAGTTGGCGTGGATGCATGCTTTGCTGCTGCAGTTGATCCAAGCTCAATGCAAAATTTGCAATTATTTTCTAGCCAGCAGGTTGCCGCGTTCGATTACGCATGATAGCATTGCTAACAGATGAATATTCAGAGCAAATTTTACTTTGTGGTCGCTATCTGTATTCTGTAATGATTACTGATGGGTAAATCAGAAAAAACGACAGTTGATGATGGCACTGCTAAATGATGatttttttcaagcaaattagTTAGTAAGATGGGACTCGATTATTAACAGTGTCCCTGCCGCCACAGGTTCTACGCCGCTGAGGTGGTGGCCGCGCTGGAGTACATCCACATGGTGGACATCGTGTACCGCGACCTCAAGCCCGAGAACGTGCTCGTCCGCGCCGACGGCCACATCATGCTCACCGACTTCGACCTCTCGCTTAAGTGCGACCCCACCGCGCCCACGCCGGCCCACGTCATCTCCGACCCGCTCTCCCTCGCCggccgctccaccgcctcatCAACATCGTGCACCATCTCTTCGTGCATCGTGCCAACCGTGTCCTGCTTCCAGCTCTTCCCCGGGcgcggccgcagccgccggcgccggcgctggcgcaCCAAGAAGCCGTCGTCGTCCACCGGCGGGAACGGCAGCttcccctccggcggcggcggcggcgggctcgaccTGGAGTTCGTGGCGGAGCCGGTGGAGCTGCGGTCCATGTCGTTCGTGGGCACGCACGAGTACCTGGCGCCGGAGATCGTGTCCGGTGAGGGACACGGCAGCTCCGTGGACTGGTGGACGCTGGGCGTCTTCATCTTCGAGCTGCTCTACGGGGTCACCCCGTTCAAAGGCTACGACAACGAGATGACGCTTGCCAACATCGTGGCGCGCGCGCTCGAGTTCCCCAAGGAGCCATCGGTGTCGT
The nucleotide sequence above comes from Panicum virgatum strain AP13 chromosome 3K, P.virgatum_v5, whole genome shotgun sequence. Encoded proteins:
- the LOC120696717 gene encoding serine/threonine-protein kinase D6PKL2-like, with the protein product MPPADGDAAAADLAADELQSISFGSSSDRSRSRSASTVSTATASCSTSSSGPLHLLLSLPPRAANPSAPSAQAAPRLGAVSLSDIRFLRRLGAGDIGSVYLAEVKPKEKPTADAGAAVLVAAKVMDRKELEGRNKEGRARTEREILEAVDHPFLPRLYGVAEGDRWSCLLTEFCPGGDLHVLRQRQPHRRFSEAAVRFYAAEVVAALEYIHMVDIVYRDLKPENVLVRADGHIMLTDFDLSLKCDPTAPTPAHVISDPLSLAGRSTASSTSCTISSCIVPTVSCFQLFPGRGRSRRRRRWRTKKPSSSTGGNGSFPSGGGGGGLDLEFVAEPVELRSMSFVGTHEYLAPEIVSGEGHGSSVDWWTLGVFIFELLYGVTPFKGYDNEMTLANIVARALEFPKEPSVSSAAKDLVTALLAKDPARRLGATVGAAAIKRHPFFHGVNWALLRCATPPYVPPPFSLGNAKAGAAGGGGSNANDDDMSDDDSCPGTPVEYY